Proteins encoded by one window of Vigna radiata var. radiata cultivar VC1973A chromosome 5, Vradiata_ver6, whole genome shotgun sequence:
- the LOC106760189 gene encoding uncharacterized protein LOC106760189 isoform X2, with the protein MKFLSWMQTKISGKQDNRKPDTYTTTTYDGKQEGREEFSDWPDGLLAIGTFGNNKEAIEKCITTKEEPSSSEQIPDFTLEEIGKLQKELTKLLRQKPKVEKEIAHLPLDRFLNCPSSLEVDRRISNVVCTDSENKDDHDEEEEKQEREEDDDDDEEDIEKTLGVILGKFKEICAKKSKKAIGKKSISFLLKKMFVCRSGFSPTSSLRDTLQLQESRMEKLLRTILHKKINTQHSSRALSLKRLEDRRKMPMEEEAEAETDDGGKWVKTDSEYIVLEI; encoded by the exons ATGAAG TTCCTCAGCTGGATGCAAACTAAAATTTCTGGAAAACAAGATAACAGAAAACCAGACACTTATACAACTACTACTT ATGATGGAAAACAAGAGGGTCGAGAAGAGTTCAGCGATTGGCCTGATGGCTTGCTGGCTATCGGTACATTTGGAAATAACAAGGAAGCAATAGAGAAGTGCATCACTACTAAAGAGGAACCATCCTCCTCTGAGCAAATTCCTGACTTCACTCTTGAAGAAATTGGGAAGCTACAAAAAGAGCTCACTAAACTGTTGAGACAAAAACCTAAAGTGGAAAAGGAAATCGCCCACCTTCCTCTCGACAGATTCCTCAATTGTCCATCAAGCTTGGAGGTTGATCGGAGAATCAGCAACGTAGTTTGCACTGATTCTGAAAATAAAGATGACCacgacgaagaagaagaaaaacaagaacgagaagaagatgatgatgatgatgaagaagacatTGAAAAGACTCTCGGTGTCATACTTGGCAAATTCAAAGAGATTTGTgcaaaaaaaagtaagaaagcAATTGGGAAGAAATCAATTTCGTTTTTGCTGAAGAAGATGTTCGTTTGTAGAAGTGGTTTTTCCCCAACATCCAGCCTTAGAGATACCCTTCAACTACAGGAGTCAAGAATGGAGAAG CTTTTGAGGACGATTCTTCACAAGAAAATAAACACCCAGCATTCTTCTCGGGCACTGTCCCTGAAGCGACTGGAAGACAGGAGGAAGATGCCGATGGAGGAGGAAGCAGAGGCTGAAACTGATGACGGCGGTAAATGGGTCAAGACTGATTCTGAAT ATATTGTTTTAGAGATTTAA
- the LOC106760189 gene encoding uncharacterized protein LOC106760189 isoform X1 gives MNEYLFCHLPQFLSWMQTKISGKQDNRKPDTYTTTTYDGKQEGREEFSDWPDGLLAIGTFGNNKEAIEKCITTKEEPSSSEQIPDFTLEEIGKLQKELTKLLRQKPKVEKEIAHLPLDRFLNCPSSLEVDRRISNVVCTDSENKDDHDEEEEKQEREEDDDDDEEDIEKTLGVILGKFKEICAKKSKKAIGKKSISFLLKKMFVCRSGFSPTSSLRDTLQLQESRMEKLLRTILHKKINTQHSSRALSLKRLEDRRKMPMEEEAEAETDDGGKWVKTDSEYIVLEI, from the exons atgaatgaatatcTTTTTTGTCATTTGCCTCAGTTCCTCAGCTGGATGCAAACTAAAATTTCTGGAAAACAAGATAACAGAAAACCAGACACTTATACAACTACTACTT ATGATGGAAAACAAGAGGGTCGAGAAGAGTTCAGCGATTGGCCTGATGGCTTGCTGGCTATCGGTACATTTGGAAATAACAAGGAAGCAATAGAGAAGTGCATCACTACTAAAGAGGAACCATCCTCCTCTGAGCAAATTCCTGACTTCACTCTTGAAGAAATTGGGAAGCTACAAAAAGAGCTCACTAAACTGTTGAGACAAAAACCTAAAGTGGAAAAGGAAATCGCCCACCTTCCTCTCGACAGATTCCTCAATTGTCCATCAAGCTTGGAGGTTGATCGGAGAATCAGCAACGTAGTTTGCACTGATTCTGAAAATAAAGATGACCacgacgaagaagaagaaaaacaagaacgagaagaagatgatgatgatgatgaagaagacatTGAAAAGACTCTCGGTGTCATACTTGGCAAATTCAAAGAGATTTGTgcaaaaaaaagtaagaaagcAATTGGGAAGAAATCAATTTCGTTTTTGCTGAAGAAGATGTTCGTTTGTAGAAGTGGTTTTTCCCCAACATCCAGCCTTAGAGATACCCTTCAACTACAGGAGTCAAGAATGGAGAAG CTTTTGAGGACGATTCTTCACAAGAAAATAAACACCCAGCATTCTTCTCGGGCACTGTCCCTGAAGCGACTGGAAGACAGGAGGAAGATGCCGATGGAGGAGGAAGCAGAGGCTGAAACTGATGACGGCGGTAAATGGGTCAAGACTGATTCTGAAT ATATTGTTTTAGAGATTTAA